In Vibrio marisflavi CECT 7928, the following are encoded in one genomic region:
- a CDS encoding NADH-quinone oxidoreductase subunit C: MESVQTNHSQRQIGKQYVEGVRKLFPSAILDEEWQTENQVTITVKMTSLVEVMQWLYYDQQGWLTVSFGNDERNINGHFGVYHALSMEGIVKSWVVVKVLVDAQSQEFVSITPHIPAAVWGEREIRDMYGLKPVGLPDERRLILPDDWPEDLHPLRKDAMDYRQRPQPTTETENYEFINELGDDSNRIVPVGPLHITSDEPGHFRLFVDGENIVDADYRMFYVHRGMEKLAETRMGYNEVAFLADRVCGICGFTHSVGYANSVENALGVQVPERAKMVRTVMLEVERLHSHMLNIGLSSHFVGFDSGFMQFFRVREKTMELAEILTGARKTYGMNLIGGVRRDFLKDQRKRAIEIVRKVRKEFSELVDVLLSTANIDHRLSGVGILDKQIARDYSPVGPLIRASGFERDVRSVHGDFLTNYSDMPMDLQFMDTCDVKARVLIRVKETFDSLNMVEFGLDNLPEGPILTEDFQYVPNKFALGFTEAPRGENMHWSMTGDNQKLHRWRCRAATYANWPTLRYMLRGNTVADAPLIIGSLDPCYSCTDRVTIVDTKKKRSKTIPYKAIEQYSVSRKNSPVKF, encoded by the coding sequence ATGGAAAGTGTACAAACAAATCATTCGCAACGCCAAATTGGTAAACAGTACGTTGAAGGCGTGCGTAAATTGTTTCCTTCTGCAATCTTAGATGAAGAATGGCAGACTGAAAATCAGGTCACCATTACGGTAAAAATGACCTCGCTTGTCGAGGTTATGCAATGGCTATACTACGACCAGCAAGGTTGGTTAACGGTTTCTTTCGGTAATGATGAGCGCAACATCAATGGCCACTTTGGTGTTTACCACGCGCTTTCGATGGAAGGAATTGTTAAGAGCTGGGTTGTTGTAAAAGTATTGGTTGACGCTCAGTCTCAAGAGTTCGTTTCTATTACTCCGCATATCCCAGCTGCTGTTTGGGGTGAGCGTGAAATTCGCGACATGTACGGTCTTAAGCCAGTCGGTTTGCCAGACGAACGTCGCCTAATCTTGCCAGATGATTGGCCAGAAGATTTACACCCATTGCGTAAAGATGCAATGGACTATCGTCAGCGTCCACAGCCGACGACAGAAACAGAAAACTACGAGTTCATCAACGAGCTTGGTGATGACTCAAACCGTATTGTCCCTGTAGGTCCACTACATATCACCAGTGATGAGCCGGGACACTTCCGTCTGTTTGTTGATGGTGAAAATATTGTTGATGCTGACTACCGCATGTTCTACGTACACCGTGGCATGGAAAAGCTGGCGGAAACTCGTATGGGTTACAACGAAGTCGCTTTCCTAGCTGACCGTGTCTGTGGTATCTGCGGATTTACACACAGTGTCGGTTATGCTAACAGTGTTGAGAACGCTCTAGGCGTTCAAGTTCCTGAGCGTGCGAAGATGGTGCGTACAGTAATGTTGGAAGTTGAGCGTTTACACAGTCACATGCTGAACATCGGTTTATCAAGCCACTTTGTTGGTTTTGACTCTGGCTTCATGCAGTTCTTCCGTGTTCGTGAGAAGACAATGGAACTAGCTGAAATCCTAACAGGTGCTCGTAAAACTTACGGTATGAACCTGATCGGTGGTGTACGTCGTGACTTCCTAAAAGATCAGCGCAAACGTGCGATCGAAATTGTTCGCAAAGTACGCAAAGAGTTCTCTGAGCTGGTAGATGTACTGCTATCTACAGCCAATATTGATCACCGCCTATCTGGCGTAGGTATCTTAGATAAGCAAATCGCTCGTGATTACAGCCCGGTTGGTCCACTAATTCGTGCGAGTGGTTTTGAGCGTGATGTGCGTTCTGTGCATGGCGATTTCCTGACTAACTACTCAGATATGCCAATGGATCTGCAGTTTATGGATACTTGCGATGTAAAAGCTCGTGTTCTAATCCGCGTTAAAGAAACGTTCGATTCGCTTAACATGGTTGAGTTTGGTTTAGATAACCTTCCTGAAGGCCCAATCCTTACTGAAGACTTCCAATATGTGCCAAACAAATTTGCACTAGGTTTCACTGAAGCACCACGTGGTGAAAACATGCACTGGAGCATGACTGGCGACAACCAAAAACTTCATCGCTGGCGTTGTCGTGCCGCGACTTACGCAAACTGGCCAACGCTACGTTATATGCTTCGTGGTAACACTGTGGCAGATGCGCCACTCATTATCGGTAGCCTTGATCCATGTTATTCATGTACCGACCGTGTAACGATTGTGGATACCAAGAAGAAACGCAGTAAGACCATCCCATACAAAGCTATTGAGCAATACAGTGTGAGCCGTAAAAACTCACCGGTGAAATTTTAA
- the fdhF gene encoding formate dehydrogenase subunit alpha — MKKSIVVCPYCGTGCKLNLVVDNNKVVGAEPLEGRTNEGQLCLKGYYGWDFLNDTNLLTPRLKSPMIRRTKDAELEAVSWDEALDFAAEKLMAIKDKYGPDAIMTTGSARGPGNEANFVMQKLARAVIGTNNVDHCARVUHAPSVSGLETTVGNGAMSMAIPEIQQTKCLLVFGYNAADSHPVVARHILKARANGAKIIVVDPRKVESARIADQWLALNNGSNMAMVNSLAYTMIEEELYDKSYVEKYTEGFEEFRKVVANYAPEKVEHITGVPAADVRFAARTYAEAPEGMILWGMGVTQYGQAVDVVRGLAGLALLTGNFGRPGVGCGPVRGQNNVQGTCDLGMLPHQFPGYQSVQDDAIREKFENAWGVKLSGTPGYRLTEIGHKVDEGVCKAFYIFGEDPAQTEADLNALRETLKKMELVIAQDIFMTKTVEMADIVFPATSWGEHEGVYSSADRGFQRFYKAINPPAGVKPDWEIFSLLATRMGYPMHYNNTQEIWDELRSLAPLYAGATYEKMEGLKSVQWPCPTEDHPGTPFLFEGNKFTTPSGKGQLIAAEWRPPLEQPDEEYPLVLSTVREVGHYSCRSMTGNCAALSTLADEPGYVQMHPADAEKFGIKDQQLIWISSRRGKVISRASCSERINKGAVYMTYQWWIGACNELTIEHVDPISSTPEYKYCAVKIEAIEDQNWAENYVQTEYSDMKARLKSKVKQYQA; from the coding sequence ATGAAGAAATCAATAGTGGTTTGTCCCTACTGTGGAACAGGGTGCAAACTGAATCTAGTTGTTGATAACAACAAGGTCGTTGGTGCAGAGCCTCTTGAAGGTCGTACTAATGAAGGCCAGTTGTGTCTAAAAGGTTACTATGGTTGGGACTTTTTAAACGACACTAACTTGCTGACTCCACGTCTAAAAAGCCCAATGATTCGTCGTACAAAAGATGCTGAGCTAGAAGCGGTATCTTGGGATGAAGCATTAGATTTTGCCGCTGAAAAGCTAATGGCAATCAAAGACAAGTACGGTCCTGATGCGATCATGACTACGGGCTCAGCTCGTGGACCTGGTAACGAAGCAAACTTCGTTATGCAGAAGTTAGCAAGGGCGGTCATAGGGACGAATAACGTCGATCACTGCGCAAGGGTGTGACACGCTCCTTCAGTCTCCGGTCTGGAGACAACAGTAGGTAATGGTGCAATGAGCATGGCCATTCCCGAAATTCAACAAACTAAATGCTTACTCGTTTTCGGTTACAACGCGGCTGACTCTCATCCAGTTGTAGCAAGACATATTCTAAAAGCACGTGCAAACGGCGCGAAGATCATCGTGGTTGACCCACGTAAAGTTGAATCTGCCCGTATTGCTGACCAATGGCTAGCGCTAAATAATGGCTCTAACATGGCTATGGTCAACTCACTTGCTTACACAATGATTGAAGAAGAACTTTACGATAAGTCTTATGTAGAGAAATATACAGAAGGTTTTGAAGAGTTCCGTAAGGTTGTTGCTAACTACGCTCCTGAGAAAGTTGAGCACATCACAGGCGTTCCTGCTGCTGATGTACGCTTTGCTGCGCGTACATATGCCGAAGCTCCAGAAGGTATGATCCTTTGGGGTATGGGTGTAACTCAGTACGGTCAAGCGGTAGACGTAGTCCGCGGACTAGCGGGTCTAGCACTTCTAACAGGTAACTTCGGTCGTCCTGGTGTAGGTTGTGGTCCTGTACGTGGTCAAAATAACGTACAAGGTACGTGTGACCTTGGCATGCTACCTCATCAGTTCCCAGGCTATCAGTCTGTGCAAGATGATGCGATTCGTGAGAAGTTTGAAAACGCTTGGGGCGTGAAACTTTCAGGCACCCCAGGTTACCGTTTGACAGAGATCGGCCACAAAGTTGATGAAGGCGTATGTAAAGCTTTCTACATCTTTGGCGAAGATCCAGCGCAAACTGAAGCTGACTTGAACGCACTTCGTGAAACCTTGAAGAAGATGGAGCTAGTTATTGCTCAAGATATCTTCATGACCAAAACGGTTGAAATGGCAGACATCGTCTTCCCTGCAACTAGTTGGGGTGAACATGAAGGTGTGTACTCAAGCGCAGACCGTGGCTTCCAACGTTTCTATAAAGCGATTAATCCGCCAGCAGGCGTGAAGCCAGACTGGGAAATCTTCAGCTTGTTGGCAACTCGTATGGGTTACCCAATGCACTACAACAACACTCAAGAAATTTGGGATGAGTTGCGTTCATTGGCTCCACTATACGCTGGTGCGACTTACGAGAAGATGGAAGGGTTGAAGTCTGTTCAGTGGCCTTGCCCAACAGAAGATCATCCGGGCACACCATTCTTGTTTGAAGGCAATAAGTTTACAACTCCTTCAGGTAAGGGACAGCTGATTGCTGCAGAATGGCGTCCACCACTAGAGCAACCAGACGAAGAGTATCCGTTGGTACTTTCTACTGTTCGTGAAGTGGGCCACTACTCTTGTCGTTCAATGACAGGTAACTGTGCAGCACTTTCAACGCTGGCTGATGAGCCGGGTTACGTTCAGATGCATCCAGCTGATGCCGAGAAGTTCGGCATCAAAGATCAGCAGCTGATCTGGATCTCATCTCGCCGTGGTAAAGTTATCTCTCGTGCAAGTTGCAGTGAACGTATCAACAAGGGTGCGGTTTACATGACTTACCAATGGTGGATTGGAGCATGTAACGAGCTAACCATTGAGCACGTTGACCCAATCTCAAGCACGCCAGAATACAAATACTGTGCGGTTAAGATTGAAGCCATTGAAGACCAAAATTGGGCTGAAAATTACGTACAAACTGAGTACAGTGATATGAAAGCTCGCTTGAAGTCTAAAGTTAAGCAATACCAAGCTTAA
- a CDS encoding 4Fe-4S dicluster domain-containing protein — protein MNRFVFADANKCIGCRTCELACAISHQDEGIGTLNDPNDFAPRLQLVKNAKVTTPVMCRQCDDAPCAQVCPNNAIVHEDGYIKVIQSRCIGCKTCAIACPYGAMDVVTKMVTEDTGRSALFQRKVPKSQALKCDLCSHRKEGPACAQVCPTGAISLIEPQEIQQTSQQKRELAAASAAVIGLGK, from the coding sequence ATGAATCGATTTGTCTTTGCAGATGCTAATAAATGTATTGGCTGCCGAACTTGTGAACTGGCATGTGCGATCTCTCACCAAGACGAAGGCATTGGAACGTTAAACGATCCAAATGATTTCGCCCCACGTTTACAATTGGTGAAGAATGCGAAGGTAACTACGCCTGTGATGTGTCGTCAATGTGATGACGCTCCTTGCGCGCAAGTTTGCCCGAACAATGCCATCGTTCATGAAGATGGTTATATTAAAGTGATTCAGTCTCGTTGCATCGGTTGTAAAACCTGTGCTATCGCATGCCCTTACGGTGCGATGGACGTCGTGACGAAAATGGTTACTGAGGATACAGGGCGTTCTGCACTGTTCCAAAGAAAAGTGCCAAAATCACAGGCATTAAAATGTGATCTATGTTCTCATAGAAAAGAAGGCCCAGCATGTGCGCAAGTTTGCCCTACGGGAGCAATCAGCCTAATTGAGCCTCAAGAAATTCAACAAACCAGCCAACAAAAGCGTGAATTAGCTGCTGCTAGTGCCGCTGTTATTGGTCTAGGTAAGTGA
- the hycI gene encoding hydrogenase maturation peptidase HycI has protein sequence MSGNILITVGNSMMGDDGAGPYLAKLCRENPVENWEVLEGGTMPEDTLHLVRDRQPQRVVVVDAADFGEKAGEIRIISSDVIDDMFMVSTHSLPLNFLIDELKTFVPEVTFVGIQPAAVAFSFPMTDMVKDAVNTIFSRLPNWKGDSEFEHC, from the coding sequence ATGAGCGGTAACATATTGATAACTGTAGGTAACTCAATGATGGGTGATGACGGAGCGGGGCCTTACCTGGCTAAGCTTTGTCGTGAAAACCCTGTTGAGAACTGGGAAGTATTGGAAGGTGGAACTATGCCTGAAGATACGCTGCACTTAGTGCGTGACCGTCAACCACAGCGAGTGGTGGTGGTTGATGCCGCCGATTTTGGTGAAAAAGCCGGTGAAATTCGCATCATTAGCTCAGATGTTATCGATGATATGTTTATGGTTTCGACCCACAGTCTGCCGCTTAACTTCCTTATTGACGAGTTAAAAACATTCGTTCCAGAAGTCACTTTTGTTGGTATTCAGCCAGCCGCGGTGGCTTTTTCGTTCCCTATGACAGATATGGTAAAGGACGCGGTTAACACCATTTTTTCCCGATTACCTAACTGGAAAGGTGACAGTGAGTTCGAGCACTGTTAA
- a CDS encoding formate hydrogenlyase complex iron-sulfur subunit, translating into MFKLLKTVLKTGDPTAKYPFAPFEVHDDFRGKPELKASQCIACGACTRACPANALIMETDEENGTRRWELSIARCIYCGRCEEVCPTHAIELTDQFELAVTNKADLYEHAEFNLSNCTECERPFVATKLLNYTFDSLEQAGLTGAQLEMRKRQLSTCPECRRKANMLDDKNVTCDRYISKYDQIPVVTEEEGA; encoded by the coding sequence ATGTTTAAGTTACTGAAAACAGTTTTAAAAACCGGAGATCCTACCGCTAAATACCCATTTGCACCGTTTGAAGTGCATGATGATTTCCGTGGTAAGCCTGAACTAAAAGCCAGTCAATGTATTGCTTGTGGTGCGTGTACTCGCGCGTGCCCAGCAAACGCTTTGATTATGGAAACTGATGAAGAAAACGGCACTCGCCGTTGGGAACTTTCTATTGCTCGTTGTATCTATTGTGGCCGATGTGAAGAAGTGTGCCCAACACATGCAATTGAACTGACAGATCAGTTTGAACTTGCTGTAACAAACAAAGCTGATTTGTATGAGCACGCAGAGTTTAACTTATCTAATTGTACTGAGTGCGAGCGTCCATTTGTGGCAACGAAACTTCTCAACTACACATTTGATTCTCTAGAGCAAGCAGGATTGACAGGCGCACAGCTGGAAATGCGTAAGCGCCAGTTAAGCACGTGTCCAGAGTGTCGTCGCAAAGCAAACATGCTTGATGACAAAAACGTTACCTGTGATCGCTATATCTCAAAATATGATCAAATCCCTGTCGTTACAGAAGAGGAGGGCGCATGA
- a CDS encoding NADH-quinone oxidoreductase subunit B family protein codes for MKGFKQLAGENHTQAVPVEVSPHHEKLKASLLKDIKRSAYVYRVDCGGCNACEIEIFAATTPIYDTERFGIKVVASPRHADILLFTGAVTRSMRGPALRAYEAAPDPKIVVSYGACGCDGGIFHDLYCVWSGTDKIVPVDVYIPGCPPTPAATIYGMAVALGLLGQKMKAKEHDVEKEPASLRHTGIPLDIRVLIEKETRLLAGYRHGKKISNDLMDVLEGSDADNVDERVKAFLDSKDDPRLTEIVNKVMRLVMQQLMGGSPAGACNGCS; via the coding sequence ATGAAAGGCTTTAAGCAATTAGCTGGAGAAAACCATACTCAGGCAGTGCCAGTTGAAGTATCTCCTCATCACGAAAAGTTAAAAGCGTCGCTACTGAAAGATATCAAGCGTTCTGCGTATGTTTATCGTGTCGACTGTGGTGGTTGTAACGCTTGTGAAATCGAAATCTTCGCAGCGACGACACCTATTTACGATACCGAGCGTTTTGGTATTAAAGTCGTAGCAAGCCCACGTCATGCAGATATTTTATTATTTACTGGCGCGGTAACTCGTTCGATGCGTGGCCCAGCGTTACGTGCTTACGAGGCAGCACCTGATCCAAAAATCGTAGTTTCTTACGGTGCTTGTGGCTGTGATGGTGGCATATTCCACGACCTTTATTGTGTCTGGAGTGGTACTGATAAAATTGTGCCTGTCGATGTCTATATTCCTGGCTGTCCTCCTACGCCAGCTGCGACTATCTACGGTATGGCGGTAGCACTAGGTCTACTAGGCCAAAAAATGAAGGCTAAAGAGCATGATGTAGAGAAAGAACCAGCAAGTCTACGTCATACAGGTATTCCATTGGATATCCGTGTTTTGATTGAAAAAGAGACACGTTTACTCGCTGGTTACCGTCATGGTAAGAAAATATCTAACGATCTAATGGATGTGTTAGAGGGCAGTGATGCAGATAACGTCGACGAACGTGTTAAAGCGTTCTTAGATTCTAAGGATGACCCACGTTTGACTGAAATCGTGAACAAGGTGATGCGTTTGGTCATGCAGCAACTAATGGGGGGAAGCCCCGCTGGAGCTTGTAATGGATGTAGCTAA
- a CDS encoding formate hydrogenlyase maturation HycH family protein: MDVAKSRHLEGSVNFYRLSRKFVDESEMPQEAKDIMYYSLAIGHHLGVVDCLKSEMQCSGEEYLEWFSALEEGSEAYNKMKGFLVFGEITINPEHINMLALAFDKIDTNKQSEKSKYLTQGLIDILTAIHKEPNMYLMIRGGQ; this comes from the coding sequence ATGGATGTAGCTAAGTCTCGCCATTTAGAAGGTAGCGTTAATTTTTATCGTCTGAGCCGTAAGTTCGTTGATGAGAGCGAAATGCCTCAAGAAGCGAAAGACATCATGTATTACAGCTTAGCCATCGGCCACCACCTTGGGGTGGTCGATTGCCTAAAATCTGAAATGCAGTGTAGTGGTGAAGAGTATCTAGAGTGGTTCAGCGCTCTAGAAGAAGGCAGTGAAGCTTACAACAAGATGAAAGGGTTCTTGGTTTTTGGAGAAATCACCATAAACCCCGAACACATCAATATGTTGGCACTTGCATTTGATAAAATCGACACTAACAAACAATCAGAGAAGTCAAAATACTTGACTCAAGGGTTGATTGATATCTTAACTGCGATACATAAAGAGCCAAATATGTATCTGATGATTCGAGGTGGTCAATGA